The following proteins are co-located in the Sebaldella sp. S0638 genome:
- the lptB gene encoding LPS export ABC transporter ATP-binding protein: protein MAYRTISIEANNLKKIYKKREVVKDVDLIVKKGEVVGLLGPNGAGKTTTFYMITGIIRPNQGIVKYNDENITDYPMYKRARLGLGYLPQEASIFRNLSVEENILSVLEMRGVKKKEREKIKDGLIEEFKLSHVSKNLGYSLSGGERRRVEIARTISTDPDFILLDEPFAGVDPIAVEDIQNIIIHLKDRGLGILITDHNVRETLKITERAYIMAEGRILIGGTSDEIANDELAKKVYLGGNFKLD, encoded by the coding sequence ATGGCGTATAGAACTATTAGTATCGAAGCTAATAATCTGAAAAAGATTTATAAAAAAAGAGAAGTAGTAAAAGATGTAGACCTGATCGTAAAAAAAGGTGAGGTAGTGGGGCTTCTGGGACCAAACGGTGCCGGAAAAACAACAACTTTTTATATGATAACGGGAATAATAAGACCAAATCAAGGGATAGTAAAGTATAACGACGAAAATATAACTGATTATCCCATGTATAAAAGAGCAAGACTCGGACTTGGTTATCTTCCTCAGGAAGCTTCGATATTCAGAAATTTAAGTGTGGAAGAAAATATACTGTCTGTTTTGGAAATGCGCGGCGTTAAGAAAAAAGAGCGTGAGAAAATAAAAGACGGACTTATAGAGGAATTCAAGCTTTCACATGTATCTAAAAACCTTGGATATTCACTATCAGGGGGAGAAAGAAGAAGGGTAGAGATAGCAAGAACTATTTCTACAGATCCTGACTTTATACTTCTTGATGAGCCTTTTGCCGGAGTCGATCCTATTGCCGTGGAAGATATACAAAATATAATTATACACCTGAAAGACAGAGGACTGGGAATATTAATAACAGATCATAACGTAAGGGAAACTCTGAAAATAACAGAAAGAGCTTATATCATGGCTGAAGGAAGAATTTTGATAGGCGGAACAAGTGATGAAATAGCCAATGATGAACTGGCCAAAAAGGTATACTTAGGCGGGAATTTCAAATTAGATTAG